From one Neorhizobium galegae genomic stretch:
- a CDS encoding SDR family NAD(P)-dependent oxidoreductase — translation MPLIEVPELAVPRVALVTGGNSGIGRAIAARLARMGTTIVVGYNSRPEMAADVVQSLQGSGHSALRIAIDDPASVTEASVAVGEKFGSLDALINCGGATTPVAANDLDALTDDIFDRAVAINLRGPFAMVRAFRPMLEQGNNAAVVNISSIAARTGVGSSLAYIAAKGGLDALTIALAKVLAPKVRVFSVSPAGVDTDFVPHRTRDQLQKVAERLPLARITTPDDVARAVTACIVNLTSSTGIVIPVDEGRHL, via the coding sequence ATGCCACTGATCGAAGTTCCGGAACTGGCAGTTCCAAGAGTTGCGCTCGTGACCGGTGGAAACAGCGGGATCGGGCGCGCGATCGCCGCGCGGCTCGCCCGCATGGGCACCACCATCGTGGTCGGCTACAACAGCCGCCCGGAGATGGCCGCTGACGTCGTCCAAAGCCTTCAAGGCAGCGGCCACAGCGCCCTGCGCATCGCGATCGATGATCCGGCATCCGTCACCGAGGCGTCCGTCGCCGTCGGGGAAAAATTCGGTAGCCTCGATGCCCTGATCAACTGCGGGGGTGCGACAACCCCGGTCGCGGCAAACGACCTCGACGCGCTCACCGACGACATATTCGATCGCGCGGTAGCGATAAACCTCAGAGGCCCCTTCGCGATGGTTCGTGCATTCCGCCCGATGCTGGAGCAAGGCAACAACGCCGCCGTCGTCAATATCTCCTCCATTGCGGCCCGGACCGGTGTGGGAAGCAGCCTGGCCTATATTGCGGCGAAGGGCGGATTGGATGCGCTCACAATTGCCCTCGCCAAGGTGCTGGCACCCAAAGTTCGAGTTTTCTCCGTTTCGCCCGCTGGCGTGGATACGGATTTTGTTCCACACCGTACCCGGGACCAGCTGCAAAAAGTCGCGGAACGACTTCCACTCGCCAGGATCACCACTCCCGACGATGTCGCGCGGGCAGTGACCGCCTGCATCGTCAACCTCACCAGTTCGACGGGAATCGTCATACCGGTCGACGAAGGCCGCCATCTCTAG
- a CDS encoding molybdopterin cofactor-binding domain-containing protein, with protein MRVTDIWCAIDAGLAINPNGILNQIEGNIVQAISWTLIEEVRFGPQGIATLDWESYPVIRFSQIPEIRVELVEASECPPLGVGECAGGPTAAAIGNAVAHALGTRIHHMPMTRDRIMTALMA; from the coding sequence GTGCGGGTCACGGATATCTGGTGCGCCATCGACGCCGGGCTCGCCATCAATCCCAACGGAATTCTCAACCAGATCGAAGGCAATATCGTCCAGGCCATCAGCTGGACGCTGATCGAGGAGGTCCGCTTCGGTCCGCAGGGTATCGCGACGCTCGACTGGGAAAGTTATCCGGTCATCCGCTTTTCGCAGATACCCGAGATTCGCGTCGAGCTTGTCGAAGCCAGTGAATGCCCGCCGCTCGGCGTCGGTGAATGCGCAGGTGGTCCAACGGCAGCCGCCATCGGCAATGCGGTCGCCCATGCCCTCGGCACGCGCATTCATCATATGCCGATGACCCGCGATCGGATCATGACGGCCCTGATGGCATGA
- a CDS encoding DUF6282 family protein, which produces MASADDVNRNRQEVRRLIAGVDDELASTLLRGAVDLHVHSGPSTMPRKLDHMEAAEEAAAAGMRGLLFKDHHYSVAPVIPMMERLFGDRGLSMFSGLVLNNSTGGLNPFVVDAQLKMGAKLIWMPTAQAANHIRSAHRKTRLASNVQLRHSPALTPVDAYGNILDEVKQILDMIAEFDAILSSGHLHVWEIWKLFDEARARGVKRLLVNHPMYGLHFTPDDVRELAQLGALIEQSAGLYVDSRFNTYTPEEFKEHILAAGVEHSSIGSDLGQVDNPTPVEGMRQAIKLCLALGFSETEVRTMVADNPAKLVGLPT; this is translated from the coding sequence ATGGCTTCGGCAGACGATGTGAACCGCAATAGACAGGAAGTCAGAAGGCTTATCGCCGGTGTCGACGATGAATTGGCCAGCACTTTGCTGCGCGGCGCGGTTGATCTTCACGTTCACTCCGGCCCCTCGACGATGCCCCGGAAGCTCGACCACATGGAGGCCGCCGAAGAGGCGGCGGCGGCGGGCATGCGCGGGCTTCTGTTCAAGGACCATCACTACTCGGTCGCACCGGTGATCCCGATGATGGAGCGGCTGTTCGGAGACCGCGGCCTGTCGATGTTCAGCGGTCTGGTGCTCAACAATTCGACGGGGGGATTGAACCCGTTCGTGGTCGACGCCCAGCTGAAAATGGGCGCAAAGCTGATCTGGATGCCAACCGCACAGGCAGCCAATCACATCCGAAGCGCGCATCGCAAGACGCGGCTTGCTTCAAATGTCCAGCTGAGACATTCGCCGGCGCTGACGCCTGTCGATGCCTATGGAAACATTTTGGACGAGGTGAAGCAGATCCTCGACATGATTGCGGAATTCGATGCCATTCTGTCCTCCGGGCATCTGCATGTCTGGGAAATCTGGAAGCTCTTCGATGAAGCGCGGGCCCGCGGCGTCAAGCGTCTGCTCGTCAATCATCCGATGTACGGGCTCCACTTCACCCCCGACGACGTTCGCGAACTGGCTCAACTGGGCGCCCTCATCGAACAGTCCGCCGGACTGTATGTCGATTCCCGCTTCAACACCTATACGCCGGAGGAATTCAAGGAACACATCCTGGCTGCAGGCGTCGAACATTCCTCGATCGGCTCGGACCTCGGACAGGTCGACAATCCCACGCCGGTGGAAGGCATGCGCCAGGCGATCAAGCTCTGCCTGGCATTGGGTTTCAGCGAAACGGAGGTGCGGACCATGGTTGCAGACAATCCGGCCAAGCTGGTCGGATTGCCGACGTGA
- a CDS encoding tripartite tricarboxylate transporter TctB family protein, producing MKLSQDVLLGLFFVVFGVVSVSVAMSYPFGTSGRMGPGYFPVIISSLLVLTGLLVLFRSKFVQPEILPAIRWKPLLLIPGAVVIFGLAVETLGLPLAILLLTVLTAATSIKFHIGWKAVAGSLAFAALCSVVFIELLGLPIPIVGSWLRVLGF from the coding sequence ATGAAGCTGAGCCAAGACGTTCTACTGGGACTCTTTTTCGTTGTTTTTGGTGTCGTGTCCGTTTCAGTTGCGATGAGTTACCCATTCGGCACATCAGGTCGGATGGGGCCGGGTTATTTTCCTGTCATCATTTCGAGCTTGCTGGTGTTGACGGGCCTCCTCGTCCTCTTTCGTTCGAAATTCGTCCAGCCGGAAATACTGCCAGCCATTCGGTGGAAGCCGCTCTTGCTGATCCCCGGTGCGGTCGTGATTTTCGGGCTGGCGGTCGAGACCCTCGGGTTGCCGCTGGCCATTCTCCTGCTGACGGTCTTGACCGCGGCGACGAGCATCAAGTTTCACATCGGATGGAAGGCCGTCGCAGGGTCTCTCGCCTTTGCCGCGCTCTGCTCCGTCGTCTTCATCGAACTCCTCGGCCTACCCATCCCCATCGTGGGAAGCTGGCTACGGGTTCTCGGTTTCTAA
- a CDS encoding nuclear transport factor 2 family protein, protein MQPDDDRRLRALLDREELFDLVRRERFARDQRRFDVMSACFHRDAYIRTSWYEGRGGQAYVDATREWMKATGNSKHWVFPAFAQVTGDRATVESPAMIFNRARPDGVEIDLHVFCRFFSRAVREAGTWKLLTFEVLFERDIAKPVNPAETLPIDWSVLSTMRPSYKFLAYIQHTRGVTVKSDLLGDDRPDQLGAFHEGEERWLAGME, encoded by the coding sequence ATGCAACCGGACGACGACAGGCGCCTTCGGGCTCTTCTAGACCGCGAAGAACTCTTCGATCTCGTGCGCCGCGAACGCTTTGCCCGTGACCAGCGCCGTTTCGACGTGATGAGCGCATGCTTCCATCGCGACGCCTATATCCGGACAAGCTGGTACGAGGGACGTGGCGGCCAGGCCTATGTGGACGCTACGCGCGAGTGGATGAAGGCGACCGGAAACAGCAAACACTGGGTCTTTCCCGCCTTTGCGCAAGTGACTGGGGACCGGGCAACGGTGGAAAGCCCGGCGATGATCTTCAATCGCGCAAGGCCTGACGGCGTCGAGATCGACCTTCATGTCTTCTGCCGGTTCTTCTCCCGCGCCGTGCGGGAGGCCGGCACCTGGAAGCTCCTCACCTTCGAGGTCCTGTTCGAGAGGGATATCGCCAAGCCCGTCAACCCGGCAGAGACACTTCCCATCGACTGGTCCGTCCTGTCGACGATGCGTCCCTCCTACAAGTTCCTGGCTTATATCCAGCATACGCGCGGGGTGACGGTAAAATCCGATCTGCTGGGCGACGATCGGCCGGACCAACTCGGCGCTTTTCATGAGGGCGAGGAACGCTGGCTTGCCGGCATGGAATGA
- a CDS encoding Bug family tripartite tricarboxylate transporter substrate binding protein, with translation MISGSAPIAANKVVQKNLAYDPQVDFTPISIVAESPALLSASASAPAKSVQELIAYAKANPGKLNIGNPGAGTKGHIAAAIIGQMAGVQINHIPYKGSPPLLADLLGGHIHFALDAPSNYLPHIREAKIRGLAVTSAKRIPELPEVQTVAEQGLNGYEQTLWFGAVGPKGMPKEIVSKIYIAIKEWSDTPAAQKKFASLGLTPVVNSPDEMAGSIEREIRSIEPLVKAGLVEPT, from the coding sequence ATGATCAGCGGCAGCGCGCCGATTGCGGCTAACAAGGTGGTGCAAAAGAACCTTGCATACGATCCGCAGGTGGACTTCACACCGATCTCGATTGTCGCAGAAAGCCCGGCGCTGCTCAGCGCAAGCGCTTCGGCTCCGGCGAAATCGGTCCAGGAACTCATCGCCTATGCAAAGGCAAACCCTGGAAAGTTGAATATTGGAAATCCGGGTGCGGGGACCAAGGGGCATATAGCCGCTGCGATCATCGGCCAGATGGCCGGCGTGCAGATCAACCATATTCCCTACAAGGGTTCGCCGCCGCTGCTGGCCGACCTGCTGGGCGGGCACATCCACTTCGCGCTCGACGCCCCGTCCAACTATCTCCCTCATATCCGCGAGGCGAAAATCCGTGGGCTTGCGGTTACCTCGGCCAAGCGGATTCCGGAACTGCCCGAGGTGCAGACCGTCGCAGAACAGGGTCTCAACGGCTACGAGCAGACCCTCTGGTTCGGCGCTGTCGGCCCAAAAGGGATGCCCAAGGAGATCGTGAGCAAGATCTATATAGCCATCAAGGAGTGGAGCGATACGCCGGCAGCACAGAAGAAATTTGCGTCGCTTGGACTGACCCCCGTCGTCAATTCGCCTGACGAAATGGCCGGCTCGATCGAACGCGAGATCCGGTCGATCGAGCCGCTGGTCAAGGCCGGGCTTGTCGAGCCGACCTAA
- a CDS encoding (2Fe-2S)-binding protein, with amino-acid sequence MNECLTLNVNGQVHELDVPSSAPLLDVLRNHLGLKGSRYGCGLEQCGACMVLIDGVAAYSCSREIGTLSGRTITTVEGLGSADALHPLQQAFLDEQAGQCGYCLSGILIAAKAFLDHNPDPTRAEIAAALDANLCRCGSHPRILRAVLKAAADMREKVA; translated from the coding sequence ATGAACGAATGCCTCACTCTCAATGTCAATGGGCAGGTGCATGAGCTGGACGTGCCTTCGTCAGCGCCGCTTCTGGACGTGCTGCGCAATCACCTGGGGCTGAAAGGCAGCCGGTATGGCTGCGGATTGGAGCAATGCGGCGCCTGCATGGTTCTGATCGACGGCGTTGCCGCCTATTCCTGCAGCCGGGAGATCGGCACGCTTTCCGGCCGCACGATCACCACGGTCGAAGGCTTGGGCTCGGCGGATGCATTGCATCCGCTGCAGCAGGCATTCCTCGACGAGCAGGCAGGACAATGCGGTTATTGCCTATCGGGCATTCTCATCGCGGCAAAGGCTTTCCTCGATCACAATCCCGACCCGACGCGGGCCGAAATCGCCGCAGCGCTCGACGCAAATCTCTGCCGCTGTGGCTCCCACCCCCGCATTTTGCGCGCCGTGCTGAAGGCGGCAGCCGACATGCGTGAGAAGGTAGCCTGA
- a CDS encoding molybdopterin cofactor-binding domain-containing protein: MTALTFSLKDNPRLDRWLRFQDDHTVRIGTGKVELGQGVLTALAQIAAEELDLRIDQVRMMSGNSVEGPGEGYTASSWSIEHSGAAIRLVAAEVRALALARAALRLNAAPDELTVADGAFLKNGAPSGIDYWNIAGELDLSAEATGTVPPKPQSAHRLVGRSVPRLDLPAKLTGSGFIQDMMLPGMLHARTLRQPGPGAVLLQLDEKIIRRRAGGGVRIVRLNNFVAFVGTDETAVRAAAVAATEGAVWDNALSLSPEQATPDWVASQPADDRLMGDPPPELATNRVSARFTRPFLSHGSIAPSCAIALYRDGILAVWSHAQGMHPLRENIARTVGFSLDAVACHHVQGAGCYGHNGADDAALDTALVALALPDQPIRLMWRREEEFGYEPLSSAMTVAVHAGLNAAGRPVDWTTEIWSATHGQRPGVGGASLLAAHAMKTPPPDRKPFDIPLERGGGAARNGIPLYDIGPKRIELHLIHDVPVRTSSLRGLGATLNVFAIEGLLDDLAGQAGEDPVAYRLAILSDPRARRVLEKAAAMANWSSRDAGGRAAGWVSASPATRILRPMRRSSPPSMWTRQCGSRISGAPSTPGSPSIPTEFSTRSKAISSRPSAGR; encoded by the coding sequence ATGACCGCTCTTACCTTCAGCCTGAAGGACAATCCCCGGCTCGACCGCTGGCTTCGCTTTCAGGACGACCACACGGTGCGGATCGGCACCGGCAAGGTGGAACTCGGCCAGGGCGTGCTGACGGCGCTTGCGCAGATCGCGGCGGAGGAACTGGATCTTCGCATTGATCAAGTGCGGATGATGTCCGGCAACAGCGTCGAAGGTCCAGGCGAAGGTTATACCGCCTCGAGCTGGTCCATCGAGCATTCCGGTGCTGCGATCCGCCTTGTCGCGGCGGAAGTCCGTGCGCTTGCATTGGCGCGGGCGGCGCTGCGCCTGAATGCGGCACCCGACGAGCTGACGGTCGCGGACGGCGCCTTCTTGAAGAACGGTGCACCGAGCGGCATCGACTATTGGAACATTGCTGGAGAACTCGACCTTTCCGCCGAAGCCACCGGCACGGTTCCGCCAAAACCCCAAAGCGCTCACCGCCTCGTCGGCAGATCTGTCCCACGGCTGGACCTGCCGGCAAAACTCACCGGATCCGGCTTCATCCAGGATATGATGCTTCCGGGAATGCTGCACGCGCGGACACTGCGCCAGCCCGGGCCGGGCGCGGTGCTTCTGCAACTGGATGAGAAAATCATCCGGCGCAGAGCGGGAGGCGGGGTTCGCATCGTTCGCCTCAACAATTTCGTGGCGTTCGTCGGCACCGACGAGACCGCGGTCCGCGCTGCCGCCGTGGCTGCAACGGAAGGCGCCGTCTGGGACAATGCCCTCAGTCTCTCGCCCGAACAGGCAACGCCAGACTGGGTCGCCTCCCAGCCCGCGGACGATCGTCTCATGGGCGATCCTCCGCCGGAGCTGGCGACGAATCGTGTCTCCGCGCGCTTCACCCGCCCGTTCCTTTCGCACGGCTCCATCGCGCCCTCCTGCGCGATCGCGCTCTACCGTGACGGCATCCTTGCCGTCTGGTCCCATGCACAAGGCATGCACCCGCTGCGGGAGAATATCGCAAGAACGGTCGGATTTTCGCTCGACGCGGTTGCCTGTCATCATGTCCAGGGTGCCGGCTGTTATGGCCATAACGGTGCCGACGACGCCGCCTTGGATACTGCTCTCGTGGCACTCGCGCTGCCCGATCAGCCGATCCGCCTCATGTGGCGGCGCGAAGAGGAATTTGGCTACGAGCCTCTCTCCTCGGCCATGACCGTCGCCGTCCATGCAGGATTGAACGCGGCCGGCCGGCCCGTCGACTGGACTACGGAAATCTGGAGTGCCACCCACGGCCAGCGGCCCGGTGTCGGCGGCGCCAGCCTGCTTGCCGCCCACGCCATGAAGACGCCGCCACCTGACCGCAAGCCCTTCGACATTCCGCTTGAACGCGGCGGCGGAGCTGCCCGCAACGGCATTCCCCTTTACGACATCGGCCCGAAGCGGATCGAATTGCATCTGATCCACGACGTGCCGGTACGGACCTCGTCATTGCGCGGCCTCGGAGCGACGCTGAACGTCTTCGCCATCGAAGGCCTTCTCGATGATCTGGCCGGGCAAGCAGGCGAAGATCCGGTTGCATACCGGCTGGCCATCCTTTCCGACCCTCGCGCCCGTCGCGTCCTCGAGAAAGCGGCCGCGATGGCGAACTGGTCATCCCGCGATGCCGGGGGGCGGGCAGCGGGCTGGGTATCGGCCTCGCCCGCTACAAGAATTCTTCGGCCTATGCGGCGGTCGTCGCCGCCGTCGATGTGGACGAGGCAGTGCGGGTCACGGATATCTGGTGCGCCATCGACGCCGGGCTCGCCATCAATCCCAACGGAATTCTCAACCAGATCGAAGGCAATATCGTCCAGGCCATCAGCTGGACGCTGA
- a CDS encoding tripartite tricarboxylate transporter permease codes for MDIFNGLLLGFSTATTLSNFAYCFAGVLLGTAVGVLPGLGPIATISMLLPFTFGLPVDTALIMLAGIFYGSQYGGSTTAILMNLPGEASSVVTTLDGHQMAKQGKAGRALAAAAIGSFFAGTVGTLFIVIAAPLLASLALTFGPAEYFSLIMLGLITSMVLTSGSLLTAFGMALFGITLGMIGTDINTGAARYTFGSPYLLDGLDFVVVATGIFGLGDVLMNLENERLRVVGVAPVSSLFPTAEDWRRMSAPILRGTGIGVLLGVLPGAGVLLASFSAYALEKKISKHPEQFGKGAIEGVAAPEAANNAAAQTCFIPMLTLGLPGTATMALMIGALVVQGVQPGPEILSQQPALFWGLVVSMWLGNLMLLFLNLPLVGMWAKLISVPYHFLFPTICVFMAIGVYSINNSVFDVYMMALFGVLGYFFKRMGAEPAPLILAMILGPMAEEYLRRTLLISHGDASVFFTSPLSLGTLVVAALLLLSIVSPRFRKVREEGLQEVD; via the coding sequence ATGGACATTTTCAATGGACTTCTCCTGGGGTTTTCGACGGCAACGACGCTGTCCAATTTCGCCTATTGTTTTGCGGGTGTACTTCTTGGCACCGCAGTGGGCGTCCTGCCCGGTCTCGGGCCGATCGCGACCATTTCCATGCTCCTGCCGTTCACGTTCGGGCTGCCGGTCGATACAGCGCTGATCATGCTGGCGGGCATCTTCTACGGATCGCAATATGGAGGCTCAACGACTGCGATCCTGATGAATCTTCCAGGAGAAGCTTCATCCGTCGTCACCACGCTCGACGGACACCAGATGGCGAAGCAGGGCAAAGCCGGGCGCGCGCTGGCGGCGGCCGCCATCGGCAGCTTCTTCGCCGGCACGGTGGGAACGCTTTTCATCGTGATAGCAGCGCCACTGCTGGCAAGTCTGGCCCTCACCTTCGGGCCGGCGGAGTATTTCTCGCTTATCATGCTCGGCCTTATCACCTCGATGGTGCTGACCAGCGGATCGCTCCTGACAGCCTTCGGCATGGCTCTGTTCGGCATCACCCTCGGAATGATCGGAACCGACATCAATACAGGGGCCGCGCGGTATACGTTCGGCTCGCCCTACCTGCTCGACGGGTTGGATTTCGTCGTCGTCGCCACGGGCATATTCGGTCTGGGCGACGTCCTCATGAACCTGGAAAACGAGCGTTTGCGGGTGGTCGGGGTCGCGCCCGTCAGCAGCCTGTTCCCGACGGCCGAGGACTGGCGCCGGATGTCCGCGCCGATCCTGCGCGGCACCGGTATCGGGGTGCTGCTCGGAGTCTTGCCCGGCGCCGGCGTCCTGCTCGCGTCCTTCTCGGCATATGCGCTGGAGAAGAAGATCTCGAAACATCCCGAGCAATTCGGCAAGGGTGCGATCGAGGGGGTAGCCGCACCAGAGGCCGCGAACAACGCCGCGGCGCAAACCTGCTTCATACCGATGCTGACGCTCGGCCTTCCGGGAACCGCGACCATGGCTCTGATGATCGGAGCGCTGGTCGTTCAGGGCGTCCAGCCCGGGCCGGAAATCCTGTCTCAGCAGCCTGCCCTGTTCTGGGGCCTGGTCGTCTCGATGTGGCTTGGCAATCTGATGTTGCTGTTCCTGAACCTTCCGCTCGTGGGCATGTGGGCAAAGCTGATTTCGGTGCCATACCACTTTCTGTTCCCGACGATCTGCGTCTTCATGGCAATCGGCGTCTACAGCATCAACAACAGCGTTTTCGACGTGTACATGATGGCGCTGTTCGGCGTGCTCGGATATTTCTTCAAGAGGATGGGAGCAGAGCCCGCGCCGCTCATCCTGGCCATGATCCTTGGTCCCATGGCGGAAGAATATCTGCGCCGGACGCTGCTGATCTCCCATGGAGATGCAAGCGTCTTCTTCACGAGCCCCCTCAGTCTCGGAACATTGGTCGTCGCCGCCCTGCTACTCCTGTCGATCGTGTCGCCGCGCTTTCGCAAAGTGCGCGAGGAAGGGCTGCAGGAAGTCGACTGA
- a CDS encoding NAD(P)H-quinone oxidoreductase — protein MQVIEIERPGGPEVLRIVERPQPRPAPGEVLIRVVAAGINRPDVQQRRGLYPPPPDASEIPGLDVAGIIDDLGEGVEGLQAGDLVCALVNGGGYAEFCVAPAVQCMPIPKGLSFIEAASLPEVFFTAWNNLIWLARLEYGETLLIQGGTSGVGMAGIQIATQLRGATVFATAGTAEKRAVCKIVGAQAAVDYRDAWDEHIRNLTGGEGVDIILDGQAGTETQRQLDLLKDDGRLVFIASHQGSMAQVNIRTLVRRRLTITGSTLRPRPPSYKGRLAKDLVDHVWPLLGDGRIVTRIHQVVPFGQVREAHRILDENRQIGKVVLAVDPALAHAVPEPTASR, from the coding sequence ATGCAAGTCATCGAGATCGAACGTCCAGGCGGGCCTGAAGTTCTTCGCATCGTTGAACGCCCGCAGCCGCGGCCGGCGCCCGGGGAAGTGCTGATCCGCGTCGTCGCAGCCGGGATCAATCGGCCGGACGTCCAGCAGCGGCGCGGTCTCTATCCACCGCCGCCAGACGCCTCCGAAATTCCCGGTCTCGACGTTGCCGGGATCATCGACGACCTCGGGGAAGGCGTTGAGGGGCTTCAGGCAGGAGACCTGGTCTGCGCACTCGTCAACGGCGGCGGCTACGCGGAGTTCTGCGTGGCGCCGGCCGTGCAATGCATGCCGATCCCGAAAGGCCTGAGCTTCATAGAGGCTGCTTCGCTTCCGGAAGTCTTCTTCACGGCCTGGAACAACCTGATCTGGTTGGCGCGACTGGAATATGGGGAGACCCTGCTGATCCAGGGCGGCACCAGCGGGGTTGGAATGGCCGGCATCCAGATCGCCACGCAGCTTCGAGGCGCAACCGTTTTTGCGACCGCCGGCACCGCCGAGAAGCGAGCGGTCTGCAAGATCGTCGGCGCGCAAGCCGCGGTCGACTATCGCGATGCCTGGGATGAACACATCCGCAACCTGACCGGCGGCGAAGGGGTCGATATCATCCTGGACGGGCAAGCCGGAACCGAAACGCAGCGCCAGCTGGACCTCTTGAAGGACGACGGCCGGCTCGTCTTCATCGCCAGCCATCAAGGCAGCATGGCGCAGGTGAACATCCGTACGCTGGTTCGCCGACGGCTGACGATCACCGGATCGACCCTTAGACCAAGGCCACCCTCCTACAAGGGACGGCTTGCGAAAGACCTGGTCGACCACGTTTGGCCGCTGCTTGGGGACGGCCGCATTGTCACCCGCATCCATCAGGTCGTCCCGTTCGGGCAAGTGCGGGAGGCTCATCGCATCCTGGACGAAAACCGCCAGATCGGCAAAGTTGTCCTTGCCGTCGATCCGGCGCTTGCCCACGCCGTTCCGGAGCCGACGGCGAGCCGATAG
- a CDS encoding HpcH/HpaI aldolase family protein codes for MTEQRPDFTAFRERLLTRQRMLGTFLKLPTTQVVEILGAIGYDFVVIDQEHAALGRDMTDLMIFAARASNIAPVVRIAEFSEANILSALDSGAMGIMVPHVNTVEKARAIARSCRYTGGSRGFAGLTRASNWGSVEAVHHMSLQDSQVACIAMIEDFEAVDRTADIARVDGIDALFIGRGDLTAAYRGDPQAGIKVAETSRQIAAAAREADIPLMMLPTSKADFNFAAELGASAMLVSSDHGFIRSAAAAALKEYSA; via the coding sequence ATGACAGAACAGCGTCCCGATTTTACCGCATTCCGTGAACGACTGCTGACGCGCCAACGGATGCTCGGCACATTCCTCAAGCTTCCCACGACGCAGGTGGTCGAGATATTGGGGGCGATCGGCTATGATTTCGTGGTTATCGACCAGGAGCATGCCGCGCTCGGGCGCGACATGACCGACCTGATGATCTTTGCCGCTCGCGCATCGAATATCGCGCCCGTGGTGCGCATCGCCGAATTCAGCGAAGCAAACATCCTGTCGGCGCTCGATTCGGGCGCGATGGGGATCATGGTCCCACATGTAAACACGGTCGAAAAGGCTCGGGCAATCGCACGCAGCTGCCGATATACGGGAGGCAGCCGAGGTTTTGCCGGGCTGACGCGCGCCAGCAATTGGGGAAGTGTTGAGGCGGTGCATCATATGTCGCTGCAGGACAGCCAGGTCGCCTGTATCGCCATGATCGAAGATTTCGAAGCCGTTGACCGGACGGCGGATATCGCCAGGGTAGACGGCATAGACGCTTTGTTCATCGGCCGGGGAGATCTGACTGCAGCATACCGAGGCGATCCGCAGGCCGGCATCAAGGTGGCGGAAACAAGCAGGCAGATCGCGGCAGCGGCACGAGAGGCCGATATTCCGCTCATGATGCTGCCGACCAGCAAGGCCGACTTCAATTTTGCGGCCGAACTCGGCGCGAGTGCGATGTTGGTGTCGAGCGACCATGGCTTCATCCGATCGGCCGCCGCCGCCGCTCTCAAGGAATACTCGGCTTAA
- a CDS encoding 3-keto-5-aminohexanoate cleavage protein, whose product MANPTIISCAVTGNITTIDQTPYLPVTPEQIAAACIDAARAGAAIVHIHVRHPDGRPSMELQHYREVVERLRAADEDVIINLTTGPGGRFVPSEDEPRIAAPGTTLMRPEHRVEHIAFLRPEICSLDFNTMYSGSSVVINTPRNLAVMADIVRNAGVLPEIEVFDTGDIQLANQFLQEGRLAEPALFQIVLGVRYGAIATPETLMYMKSLLPAGAHWAAFGVGRWEFSMLAQAWLLGGHVRVGLEDNIYLEKGVLASSNTVLVEKAVRILRELGGTIATAGEAREILGLKKQLPKPR is encoded by the coding sequence TTGGCCAATCCGACCATCATAAGCTGCGCCGTCACAGGCAATATCACGACGATCGATCAGACCCCCTATCTGCCGGTCACTCCGGAGCAGATCGCCGCTGCCTGCATCGATGCTGCGCGGGCGGGCGCTGCGATCGTTCATATCCATGTGAGGCATCCGGACGGCAGGCCAAGCATGGAGTTGCAGCATTATCGCGAGGTTGTCGAGCGCCTGCGGGCAGCGGACGAGGACGTGATCATCAACCTGACGACCGGCCCTGGCGGGCGGTTCGTCCCCAGCGAAGACGAACCGCGGATCGCTGCGCCGGGAACCACGCTGATGCGACCGGAGCACCGGGTCGAACATATCGCTTTCCTGCGGCCGGAGATCTGCAGCCTCGATTTCAATACGATGTATTCCGGTTCTTCCGTGGTCATCAATACGCCCCGCAATCTCGCGGTCATGGCGGACATCGTTCGCAATGCGGGCGTACTGCCGGAGATCGAGGTATTCGATACGGGAGACATCCAGCTCGCCAATCAGTTCCTTCAGGAGGGGAGGCTGGCGGAGCCCGCGCTGTTCCAGATCGTGCTCGGAGTGCGTTACGGGGCAATCGCCACGCCGGAAACGCTGATGTACATGAAATCGCTTCTGCCGGCAGGCGCTCATTGGGCGGCCTTTGGCGTGGGGCGCTGGGAGTTTTCGATGCTGGCGCAGGCCTGGCTTCTGGGCGGTCACGTTCGGGTCGGACTGGAGGATAACATCTATCTGGAGAAAGGCGTCCTCGCCTCAAGCAACACCGTGCTCGTGGAGAAGGCCGTGCGCATTTTAAGAGAGCTGGGAGGCACCATCGCGACCGCCGGCGAGGCGCGAGAAATTCTGGGGCTGAAGAAGCAGCTTCCGAAGCCACGCTAG